In a single window of the Bacillus clarus genome:
- the pdxK gene encoding pyridoxine/pyridoxal/pyridoxamine kinase encodes MTLNKALTIAGSDTSGGAGIQADLKTFQELGVYGMTSLTTIVTMDPHNGWAHNVFPIPASTLKPQLETTIEGVGVDALKTGMLGSVEIIEMVAETIEKHNFKNVVVDPVMVCKGADEALHPETNDCLRDVLVPKALVVTPNLFEAYQLSGVKINSLEDMKEAAKKIHALGAKYVLIKGGSKLGTETAIDVLYDGETFDLLESEKIDTTNTHGAGCTYSAAITAELAKGKSVKEAVKTAKEFITAAIRHSFKINEYVGPTHHGAYRKFVAKKELI; translated from the coding sequence ATGACATTAAATAAAGCACTTACAATCGCTGGTTCTGACACAAGTGGCGGTGCTGGTATACAAGCTGATTTAAAAACATTCCAAGAACTTGGTGTATACGGAATGACATCTCTTACAACGATCGTAACAATGGATCCACATAACGGTTGGGCACATAACGTATTTCCTATCCCTGCTTCTACATTAAAACCACAATTAGAAACAACAATTGAAGGTGTTGGTGTAGATGCTTTAAAAACAGGTATGCTTGGATCAGTAGAAATTATCGAAATGGTTGCTGAAACAATCGAAAAGCATAACTTTAAAAATGTAGTAGTTGACCCTGTTATGGTATGTAAAGGCGCAGATGAAGCATTACATCCTGAAACAAACGATTGCTTACGCGACGTTCTTGTTCCAAAAGCATTAGTTGTAACACCAAACTTATTTGAAGCATATCAATTAAGTGGTGTGAAAATTAATTCCCTTGAAGACATGAAAGAAGCAGCGAAAAAAATCCATGCTTTAGGTGCTAAATATGTACTAATTAAAGGCGGTAGCAAACTAGGTACAGAAACTGCAATTGACGTCCTATACGATGGAGAAACATTCGATCTTCTAGAATCAGAAAAAATCGATACGACAAATACACATGGTGCAGGTTGTACATATTCTGCTGCAATTACAGCAGAACTTGCAAAAGGAAAATCAGTGAAAGAAGCAGTAAAAACTGCGAAAGAATTCATCACTGCTGCAATTCGCCATTCATTCAAAATTAACGAATATGTAGGGCCAACACACCACGGCGCATATCGTAAATTCGTTGCAAAAAAAGAACTTATATAA
- a CDS encoding GGDEF domain-containing protein, whose translation MLRDLFVNTTIILSFTFVGGQLLRSIPMQEEFSFAKKCTVGIFTGILSVLLICFGLHIEDIMLDLRHLAVILAIMIGGPIASSITVSIILITRLFFTEYSLASELACYTIVLIGIGSVLISRMKISIFAKWIWLHVYSLSILVIPLYILFKDIAVVGLYLVCSIITGYVTFVSTNYVLQSNELFQTMKHYATVDALTGLGNVRQFDLEMNRYIGNKHMKNDSLCLLFIDIDYFKYINDTYGHPAGDEVLKQVGHILRENSPFSNLVFRKGGEEFALLLPRKRIAYGIRIGEQIRKAVEAHSFQLLNRRTIKITVSVGVSEYEKSSDQVIQSADDALYYSKRNGRNKVSSAS comes from the coding sequence ATGTTAAGGGATTTATTTGTAAATACAACAATAATTCTTTCCTTTACCTTTGTTGGAGGGCAGCTTTTAAGGAGCATACCAATGCAAGAGGAATTCTCTTTTGCAAAGAAATGTACGGTAGGTATTTTTACTGGAATATTAAGTGTATTATTGATTTGTTTTGGTTTACATATTGAAGATATTATGTTGGATTTACGTCATTTAGCAGTTATTTTAGCAATTATGATTGGCGGACCGATAGCAAGTAGTATAACGGTTAGTATTATTTTAATAACTCGGCTATTTTTTACGGAGTATTCTTTAGCTTCTGAATTAGCTTGCTATACTATTGTTTTAATAGGGATAGGTAGTGTCTTGATTTCACGAATGAAAATTTCTATATTTGCAAAATGGATATGGTTACATGTGTATAGCTTATCTATTTTAGTAATTCCTCTTTATATATTATTTAAAGACATAGCTGTAGTAGGGTTATATTTAGTTTGTAGTATTATTACAGGTTATGTCACATTTGTAAGTACGAATTACGTATTACAATCAAATGAGTTATTTCAAACAATGAAACATTATGCAACGGTAGATGCATTAACAGGATTAGGGAATGTGAGACAGTTTGATTTAGAGATGAATCGCTATATTGGCAATAAACATATGAAAAACGATTCACTTTGTTTATTATTTATCGATATTGATTACTTTAAGTATATAAATGATACGTATGGTCACCCCGCTGGAGATGAAGTATTGAAACAAGTAGGGCATATTTTACGGGAGAATTCACCATTCTCAAATTTAGTATTTCGAAAGGGTGGAGAAGAGTTCGCACTTTTGCTACCAAGGAAGAGAATCGCGTATGGAATTCGTATAGGAGAGCAAATTCGTAAAGCAGTTGAAGCCCATTCGTTTCAACTATTAAATAGAAGAACAATTAAAATTACAGTTTCTGTAGGTGTTTCAGAGTACGAAAAGTCATCTGATCAAGTTATTCAATCAGCTGATGATGCATTATATTATTCTAAAAGAAATGGTAGAAACAAGGTTAGTTCAGCATCATAA
- a CDS encoding YbdD/YjiX family protein codes for MLKAIRKVWGRRKQFISLLVGVPSYETYVNHMKLHHPEKQILCQKQFFAEAQEARFNAKGGKISRCC; via the coding sequence ATGCTTAAAGCGATCAGGAAAGTATGGGGAAGGAGAAAACAATTTATTAGTTTACTTGTTGGAGTTCCGAGCTATGAAACATATGTGAATCATATGAAATTGCATCACCCAGAAAAGCAAATTTTATGTCAAAAACAATTTTTTGCCGAGGCACAAGAAGCTAGATTTAATGCAAAGGGCGGAAAAATATCACGATGTTGTTAA